The following proteins are encoded in a genomic region of Magnolia sinica isolate HGM2019 chromosome 1, MsV1, whole genome shotgun sequence:
- the LOC131248013 gene encoding protein PAT1 homolog 1-like isoform X1, producing the protein MEGFDGGDGIDGNPNPNNFREFGDGSSDNTRFDASQYAFFGKDVLEEVELGGLEDDQDDAALVGFEDDEYRFSSLGDREEGEGLGSLSDVDDLANTFSMINKVVSGPSSAGNIGDRGSFSRESSSTADWSQEADFSNWLDQQILDAENFQEGKRWWSQPHPSSARLAESKPLYRTSSYPQQPQEQHGSSEPILLPKSSFTSYPPPGGRSQASPNHSHHPNNPPPPPGLQMPLSAPNLSPFSGPQLNLPGPPHGLHYSGNMPQFNPQNIAINSRPHNPWLNQSNLFSGEHSSLLPGLLQQQLPHPNGLMPPQLLAQQQQHRLHQVQSSLAHLSAIQSQLFNQHPSPQHLINKYEAMLGAADLRDQRSKPTQRGRHNLRFSQHGSDTGSQKSDNGWPQFRSKYMSAEEIESILRMQHAATHSNDPYIDDYYHQACLAKSSNGSRVKHHFCPSYVRDLPSRARATAEPHAYLQVDALGRVPFSSIRRPRPLLEVDPPSAPGDSSFEQKTSEKPLEQEPMLAARITVEDGLYLLLDVDDIDRLLHFGQPPDGGSQLRRRRQVLLEGLAASLQLVDPLGPGKCGGNSVGLAPKDDLVFLRIVSLPKGRKLLSKYLQLLFPGSELTRIVCMAIFRHLRFLFGGLPSDSSAADTTVGLARTVSACVHSMDLSALSACLAAVVCSPEQPPLRPVGSPAGDGASVIIKSVLERATDLLTNPHAAGNYSMPNRALWQASFDEFFGLLTKYCLSKYDTIMQSLMLQAPNTAVIGAEAARAISREMPVELLRASLPHTDDHQRKLLLDFAQRSMPVTGFNTHSGGQINSESVPG; encoded by the exons AGAG GGTGAAGGCTTGGGATCTTTATCTGATGTTGATGATCTTGCAAATACTTTTTCAATG ATAAACAAGGTTGTAAGTGGACCAAGCAGtgcaggaaacattggtgatagGGGATCTTTTTCTAGGGAAA GTTCATCTACTGCAGATTGGTCGCAGGAGGCAGACTTTTCTAACTGGTTAGATCAGCAGATATTAGATGCTGAAAATTTTCAGGAAGGCAAAAGATGGTGGTCACAGCCACACCCTTCTTCCGCTCGTCTCGCGGAATCCAAGCCATTGTACAGAACATCTTCATATCCCCAGCAGCCACAGGAGCAACATGGCTCCAGTGAACCAATTCTCCTACCCAAATCATCGTTCACTTCCTACCCTCCTCCTGGGGGTCGATCTCAGGCATCCCCGAACCATTCACACCACCCAAACAATCCACCCCCTCCTCCAGGACTCCAGATGCCTTTATCTGCACCGAATCTCTCTCCTTTCTCAGGTCCACAGCTTAATTTGCCTGGCCCACCTCATGGTTTACACTATAGTGGAAATATGCCTCAGTTCAACCCTCAAAACATCGCCATCAATAGTCGACCACACAACCCATGGCTGAACCAGTCCAACTTATTCTCTGGGGAGCATTCCAGTCTCTTGCCTGGCTTGTTACAACAGCAGTTACCTCATCCAAATGGATTAATGCCTCCACAGTTATTGGCACAGCAACAACAGCATAGGTTACACCAAGTCCAATCTTCTTTGGCCCATTTATCTGCCATTCAATCTCAACTTTTTAACCAACATCCTTCACCCCAACATCTGATCAACAAGTATGAAGCGATGCTTGGGGCAGCTGATCTGAGAGACCAAAGGTCGAAGCCAACACAAAGAGGGAGGCACAACCTTCGTTTTTCTCAACATGGCTCTGATACAGGTAGCCAGAAGAGTGATAATGGATGGCCGCAGTTTAGATCCAAGTACATGTCAGCTGAAGAAATTGAGAGTATTCTGAGAATGCAACATGCCGCTACTCACAGCAATGATCCATACATAGATGACTACTACCACCAAGCTTGTCTAGCAAAAAGCTCCAATGGGTCAAGGGTGAAACACCATTTTTGTCCTTCTTATGTAAGGGATCTGCCTTCTCGAGCCCGTGCTACTGCTGAACCACATGCTTATCTTCAGGTTGATGCTCTTGGGCGGGTTCCCTTCTCTTCCATCCGCAGGCCACGCCCTCTCCTTGAAGTCGACCCTCCATCTGCTCCCGGCGACAGTTCCTTCGAACAGAAAACTTCTGAGAAGCCCCTCGAGCAAGAACCGATGCTGGCGGCCAGAATCACTGTTGAAGATGGCCTTTATCTTCTTCTTGATGTAGATGATATTGATCGGCTTCTACACTTCGGTCAGCCCCCAGATGGTGGCTCCCAACTGAGGCGGAGGCGGCAGGTTCTGCTGGAGGGACTCGCTGCCTCGCTTCAGCTGGTCGATCCACTTGGAccaggcaaatgtggtggcaacTCAGTGGGGTTAGCCCCCAAGGATGACCTCGTGTTCCTACGCATTGTTTCCCTTCCCAAGGGCCGGAAACTCCTCTCAAAGTACCTGCAGCTCCTCTTTCCTGGCAGTGAGCTTACACGGATCGTCTGCATGGCCATCTTCCGTCACCTGCGGTTCTTATTTGGTGGTCTTCCATCTGATTCAAGTGCTGCTGACACAACAGTAGGCCTCGCTAGGACAGTTTCTGCATGCGTGCACAGCATGGATCTGAGTGCACTCAGTGCATGCCTTGCTGCCGTTGTCTGCTCCCCTGAACAGCCACCGCTCCGTCCAGTAGGCAGTCCAGCTGGTGATGGAGCATCTGTCATCATAAAATCCGTTCTTGAAAGGGCAACCGACCTTTTAACCAATCCTCATGCTGCCGGCAATTACAGCATGCCTAACCGAGCCCTCTGGCAGGCATCATTCGACGAATTCTTTGGGCTGCTTACAAAATACTGCCTTAGTAAGTACGACACCATCATGCAATCCTTGATGTTGCAGGCACCAAACACGGCCGTTATTGGGGCAGAAGCAGCTAGAGCTATAAGCCGGGAGATGCCAGTTGAGCTTCTACGTGCAAGCCTTCCCCACACGGATGATCATCAGCGCAAGCTATTATTGGATTTTGCTCAAAGGTCCATGCCTGTCACAGGATTCAACACACACAGTGGCGGCCAGATAAATTCCGAATCTGTACCTGGGTAG
- the LOC131248013 gene encoding protein PAT1 homolog 1-like isoform X2, whose translation MMSIGFLPSGIEKRMHLYGSCTSRFLQTIGEGLGSLSDVDDLANTFSMINKVVSGPSSAGNIGDRGSFSRESSSTADWSQEADFSNWLDQQILDAENFQEGKRWWSQPHPSSARLAESKPLYRTSSYPQQPQEQHGSSEPILLPKSSFTSYPPPGGRSQASPNHSHHPNNPPPPPGLQMPLSAPNLSPFSGPQLNLPGPPHGLHYSGNMPQFNPQNIAINSRPHNPWLNQSNLFSGEHSSLLPGLLQQQLPHPNGLMPPQLLAQQQQHRLHQVQSSLAHLSAIQSQLFNQHPSPQHLINKYEAMLGAADLRDQRSKPTQRGRHNLRFSQHGSDTGSQKSDNGWPQFRSKYMSAEEIESILRMQHAATHSNDPYIDDYYHQACLAKSSNGSRVKHHFCPSYVRDLPSRARATAEPHAYLQVDALGRVPFSSIRRPRPLLEVDPPSAPGDSSFEQKTSEKPLEQEPMLAARITVEDGLYLLLDVDDIDRLLHFGQPPDGGSQLRRRRQVLLEGLAASLQLVDPLGPGKCGGNSVGLAPKDDLVFLRIVSLPKGRKLLSKYLQLLFPGSELTRIVCMAIFRHLRFLFGGLPSDSSAADTTVGLARTVSACVHSMDLSALSACLAAVVCSPEQPPLRPVGSPAGDGASVIIKSVLERATDLLTNPHAAGNYSMPNRALWQASFDEFFGLLTKYCLSKYDTIMQSLMLQAPNTAVIGAEAARAISREMPVELLRASLPHTDDHQRKLLLDFAQRSMPVTGFNTHSGGQINSESVPG comes from the exons AGAG AATGCATCTGTATGGAAGCTGCACCTCTCGCTTCTTACAGACAATT GGTGAAGGCTTGGGATCTTTATCTGATGTTGATGATCTTGCAAATACTTTTTCAATG ATAAACAAGGTTGTAAGTGGACCAAGCAGtgcaggaaacattggtgatagGGGATCTTTTTCTAGGGAAA GTTCATCTACTGCAGATTGGTCGCAGGAGGCAGACTTTTCTAACTGGTTAGATCAGCAGATATTAGATGCTGAAAATTTTCAGGAAGGCAAAAGATGGTGGTCACAGCCACACCCTTCTTCCGCTCGTCTCGCGGAATCCAAGCCATTGTACAGAACATCTTCATATCCCCAGCAGCCACAGGAGCAACATGGCTCCAGTGAACCAATTCTCCTACCCAAATCATCGTTCACTTCCTACCCTCCTCCTGGGGGTCGATCTCAGGCATCCCCGAACCATTCACACCACCCAAACAATCCACCCCCTCCTCCAGGACTCCAGATGCCTTTATCTGCACCGAATCTCTCTCCTTTCTCAGGTCCACAGCTTAATTTGCCTGGCCCACCTCATGGTTTACACTATAGTGGAAATATGCCTCAGTTCAACCCTCAAAACATCGCCATCAATAGTCGACCACACAACCCATGGCTGAACCAGTCCAACTTATTCTCTGGGGAGCATTCCAGTCTCTTGCCTGGCTTGTTACAACAGCAGTTACCTCATCCAAATGGATTAATGCCTCCACAGTTATTGGCACAGCAACAACAGCATAGGTTACACCAAGTCCAATCTTCTTTGGCCCATTTATCTGCCATTCAATCTCAACTTTTTAACCAACATCCTTCACCCCAACATCTGATCAACAAGTATGAAGCGATGCTTGGGGCAGCTGATCTGAGAGACCAAAGGTCGAAGCCAACACAAAGAGGGAGGCACAACCTTCGTTTTTCTCAACATGGCTCTGATACAGGTAGCCAGAAGAGTGATAATGGATGGCCGCAGTTTAGATCCAAGTACATGTCAGCTGAAGAAATTGAGAGTATTCTGAGAATGCAACATGCCGCTACTCACAGCAATGATCCATACATAGATGACTACTACCACCAAGCTTGTCTAGCAAAAAGCTCCAATGGGTCAAGGGTGAAACACCATTTTTGTCCTTCTTATGTAAGGGATCTGCCTTCTCGAGCCCGTGCTACTGCTGAACCACATGCTTATCTTCAGGTTGATGCTCTTGGGCGGGTTCCCTTCTCTTCCATCCGCAGGCCACGCCCTCTCCTTGAAGTCGACCCTCCATCTGCTCCCGGCGACAGTTCCTTCGAACAGAAAACTTCTGAGAAGCCCCTCGAGCAAGAACCGATGCTGGCGGCCAGAATCACTGTTGAAGATGGCCTTTATCTTCTTCTTGATGTAGATGATATTGATCGGCTTCTACACTTCGGTCAGCCCCCAGATGGTGGCTCCCAACTGAGGCGGAGGCGGCAGGTTCTGCTGGAGGGACTCGCTGCCTCGCTTCAGCTGGTCGATCCACTTGGAccaggcaaatgtggtggcaacTCAGTGGGGTTAGCCCCCAAGGATGACCTCGTGTTCCTACGCATTGTTTCCCTTCCCAAGGGCCGGAAACTCCTCTCAAAGTACCTGCAGCTCCTCTTTCCTGGCAGTGAGCTTACACGGATCGTCTGCATGGCCATCTTCCGTCACCTGCGGTTCTTATTTGGTGGTCTTCCATCTGATTCAAGTGCTGCTGACACAACAGTAGGCCTCGCTAGGACAGTTTCTGCATGCGTGCACAGCATGGATCTGAGTGCACTCAGTGCATGCCTTGCTGCCGTTGTCTGCTCCCCTGAACAGCCACCGCTCCGTCCAGTAGGCAGTCCAGCTGGTGATGGAGCATCTGTCATCATAAAATCCGTTCTTGAAAGGGCAACCGACCTTTTAACCAATCCTCATGCTGCCGGCAATTACAGCATGCCTAACCGAGCCCTCTGGCAGGCATCATTCGACGAATTCTTTGGGCTGCTTACAAAATACTGCCTTAGTAAGTACGACACCATCATGCAATCCTTGATGTTGCAGGCACCAAACACGGCCGTTATTGGGGCAGAAGCAGCTAGAGCTATAAGCCGGGAGATGCCAGTTGAGCTTCTACGTGCAAGCCTTCCCCACACGGATGATCATCAGCGCAAGCTATTATTGGATTTTGCTCAAAGGTCCATGCCTGTCACAGGATTCAACACACACAGTGGCGGCCAGATAAATTCCGAATCTGTACCTGGGTAG